A segment of the Bacillus licheniformis DSM 13 = ATCC 14580 genome:
TAAGCCGAACGAATAATATCGACAGCATGCTCGTCTTCACGCTCCTACTTGGTACATGGTGCCTGATGAAGGCGGTCAAACAAGGCAGGCTGATCTGGCTTCTCGCTGCATTCGGTCTCATCGGCCTCGGATTCAATATGAAGATGTTTCAGGCATTCATGGTGCTTCCCGCGTTCTTGCTGTTTTATCTCATTGCGGCCCATGCGAATTGGAAGAAAAAAATCGTTTCAGCGGTTTTATCGCTTATTGTCCTCACCGGCATTTCGCTTTCTTGGGCGCTTGCGGTCGACTATACATCAGCCGACAGCCGCCCGTATGTCGGAAGCAGCCAAACCAACTCTGTGCTTGAACTGGCTTTCGGCTACAACGGCACTGAGCGGCTTCTCGGCCAGACGACGGGCAACGCCCGCGGCGATATGAACGGCTTTGGAGGAGACATGCAGCAGCCGAACGGCAATGCGCAAGCTCAGAACGGAAACCGTTCGTCCGGCGGCTCCAATGGACAAAACGGCGCGATGCAGCCGCCGGGTGCGGGCGGTTCGGCAGACGGCAGTTCTCAAGGGGCAAACGGCGGCAGCCAGCAGCCAGCCGGAGGCGGACCGGGCGGAGGCAACGGCGGTCCCGGAGGCAATGGCGGCCCAGGCGGAGGTCAAGGCGGCGGACAAAGCATGAACATGTTCGGCACCGGTGACGCAGGACCGCTGAGGCTCTTCCAATCGGCTTTATCGGGCCAAATCAGCTGGATGCTCCCATTTGCATTATTAGGACTGCTCGGCACGATCATCACCTGGTTTCGCGGCCGCCGCGAAAAAGCAGGCGAAATGAAAGAAACGATCTTTTGGTCTGCATGGCTCGTTCCTGTCGCCGGGTTCTTCAGCATCGCCGGATTCTTCCACCACTACTACTTGATTATGATGGCGCCGCCGATCGCCGCTCTGTCAGGAATCGGATGGTACGCGATGTACGGCCTTTACAACAATCATAAAGACTGGGCAAGCTATCTGCTGCCGGCAGCCGTTCTCACGACAGCAGCATTCCAAGTGTACATTTTAAGCGCTTATACAAACCAAATCGGCAGCGCTTGGATGTATGTCATGGGAATCCTGGGGCTGGGTGTCACCATCGCCTTACTAATGCTGAAGCGACGCCATCCATTCGGAAAGCAGCTCACCATCATCAGCTTGTGCGTGCTTCTTTTGACACCGGTCTATTGGTCGGCAACACCGATCCTTTACGGAGGGAACAGCGTTCTTCCTGAATCAGGGCCTCAGCTGCAAAGCTCCAACGGAGGCGGAATGTTCAGCTCGGACGTGGACACAGGACTGCTCACATACCTCCGGGAAAATAATACCGGCGAAGAGTACCTTTTCGCGACATTGACAACGGTAACCGCAGCCACGTATATCATCAATGCCGACGAAAATGTCATGGCGCTCGGAGGCTTCAACGGCACAGACCCGATCCTGTCGGTCAGTGAACTGAAAAACCTCATCAAAAAAGGAAGAGTAAAATACTTCCTGATTAGTGAAAACTCAGGCAACAGCGAGCTCGTCTCCTGGATCAAAGAAAACGGAACCGAAATTTCGTCTGACCAATACAGCAGTACAGACAGCTTCGCACAGCAGGGTGCAAGAGGCGGCCCAGGCGGCGGACAGCGGCAAACGCTCTACAAGGTTGAGCTGTAGAAAATGAGGAAGCCCATCGGATGAGTCCGATGGGCTTTTGATTATGCTTTTCTGAAAATAACCGGCGGATGATGTTCAATATGGTAAAGGAGTTTTTCTCCATATAGGGTCATCGTTTTCATTCAAGCGACGCGAGATTCCACATGACTCAGCTACAGCGCCGACTTGATCACTTTCTTGCCGTAAAGAACGGAAAGCAAGCCGAAAATAGAGTACAGGACGGTGTACAGCACCATCACGATGATCATCGGCGTCCACAGCTCTGCCCCGAATAGGAACCAGCCGGACTGGACGGCGAAGTAGCTGTGAGACAGGCCGATAACTAATGGAATGCCGAAGTTGTAGATTTGTTTGATTCGTATCCCCTTCAACAGATCGTTCCGTGTGAAACCGAGTTTTCTCAAAATCGTGTAATTCGGTTTCTCATCTTCGCTTTCGTCCATTTGTTTAAAATATAGGATGCATCCTGAAGTGATCAGAAACGTTAGTCCTAAAAAGCCTACAATAAACATGGCAAGGCCGAAAAGCGATTTTTGAGCTGTGCTTGCATCAAGGAGCGATAAATGCTGATCGTTTTGATTCACTGTTGCAAACAGCTCATTTGCCTGCTGAAGCTGATCTTCATGTTTTAAATTGATTCCGTAAAAAAGGCTCGGCTTCTGCTGCAGCTTTGGATCTTTGTCTTGGCTAAGACGTTTAAACAGCGCATCATCTACAACGGCAACAGGCAATCCGCCGCTGGTAAAGTTGAAGGATAAAAGAGACTCTTTTTTCAAGCCTAAATAGTTTAATGGGATTGTCTCATGCCTGCTCTTTACCTTAACGGCACCGGTCTCTTTTAAAGCCATAAATTTCTGGAGAAGGTCGGTATATCCTGAAAAAATGACGTCTCCTTTTGGCACGTCCATCCCGGCAATCTCTGCATCGCTGACCACGGCGAGGGGCAATTTCCCCGGGTCTCCAGCCATATTTTCAGGATCTCCATCGACAATTTGTTCCAGATTAAAAACCGCTTGAATGACATGAATTTCTTTTTTGCTGTAGGAAATGTTATTTTCGTCCAAAAGTTGTTCAAAACGCTTTGCATCCTTTTGATTTGTCATGGCGAAATCAGCCGCCACGTTTTGTTCGGCGGTTTTCTCTGCAGAATAGTACGAAATATAGCTCAAGGATAACAATCCGATCGCCAGCGCCGAAACGGTGGTAATGATTGTTAATAATAGGGCGTTTGATTTCATCCGGAACATGATCGATGAAAGGGACAGCACTTCATAAATATTCAAGTAGCCTCCTTTGCTTTTGCGGATGATGTTGGAGACAAAGCTGACCGATCCTTTATAGAAGAGGTACGTTCCGATGATGACGGTTCCGAGAATAAAGCTCATCGCATAAAACAGCTCATCTACGGTCTTGAATTTTCCGCTGAAAAGCTCAGTGGATACATAGTATCCGGATAAAATAAACAAGATGCCCAATAAGCCGATGATCATTTGGAAAACGGATATTCTCTTTACCTTATCCTCCGTAGCTGATGTCACTTTAAATAAAGATAAAATGCTCTGCTTTTTGATAAACGCATAATTCATCACCATTACGAGAAGGTAGATGCCGCAGAATACAATGACGGTTTGCACAAGCGCTTCGACGGAAAAATTCAATTTGGCTTCGGCTTGAACATCTACAATTTTAAACAAAATCATGAGCACGAGCTTTGAGATCGAAAACCCGGCAAACACCCCAATGACCAAAGAGCCGAAATACAGCATGACATTTTCCAAGCTTAAGATGCGGAAGATTTTTTGCTTCCTCATGCCGATTAATTGGAATAAACCGATTTCTTTGCTTCGTCTTTTGATAAATATCGTATTGGCATACAAAACAAACACCGCTACTACTGCCACAAGGAGAATGGAAGCTGCCTTCAAAGCCGCTGCGCCTTTTATCGATGCCTTCACTTCATTGATCGCTGGATCATACTGGAGCGTAACAAACGCAAAATAAAGCGCTGCGCTGAAGATCAACGCAAACACATAAAGGTAATAGTTCCGTATATTTTTTTTCAGGTTGCGGATGATCAGCTGATTAATGCTCATGCTGAACCCCGCCTAACACGCCTTGCGTCTTCATGATGTCCTGGAAGAACATCTGCCTGTCCTGTCCGCCTTTATTCAGCTGCGTATAAATTTGTCCGTCTTTAATGAAAACCACTCTGCTGCAGAAGCTCGCGGCGACGGGATCATGGGTAACCATAACGATTGTGGCCCGGCGCTTTTGATTTAATTGGCTCAGCTTGTTTAACAAGTCTGATGCGGATTTCGAATCAAGCGCACCGGTCGGTTCGTCAGCGAAAATAATGCTCGGCTCATGAATAAACGCCCTGGCTGCTGATGTGCGCTGTTTTTGCCCCCCGGAAATTTCATTCGGATATTTATCCTTCAGCTCGAAGATGCCTAATTCTTTCGCGACTTCCTCAAACTTTTGACCGGCTTCTTTTTTTGATATTTTCGTAATCGACAGCGGCAGAAGGATATTTTCTTTCACTGTCAGCGTATCGAGCAAATTGTATTCTTGGAAGATAAATCCTAAATGCTGCTTCCTGAACTCGGCAAGCTGTTTTTCCTTCATATTCGTCATCTCAGCTTGGTTGATGTTAATCGTTCCGCCGCTCACCTGGTCAATAGAGGACAGAACATTGAGCAATGTTGTTTTGCCTGAACCAGACGGGCCCATAATACTGACAAATTCCCCCTTTTGAATCTGAAGGTCGATTCCCTTTAACACTTCGTGTTTATTGTGCTTATTTCCATAGCTTTTTCGTATTTTTTTCGCTTCTAAAATCATCATTTTAAAATCTCCTTTTTACTGGATATTTTTATTATAGAAAGGAAGGCAGCCGTTTTCCTTCGATTAAGCGAACAAAAAAGAAAAGCGTGTGACATTTTTGTCACACGCCCAGCACACGGGAAAATTCATTCCGCATTGGAAAAATCAGCGTAAAGGTTGTACCCGTTCCCGGTTTAGAATCAACCTCGATATGAATCAGGAGCGGCTTTGCCGCTTTTTTTGCCAAGTACAGCCCCATTCCCGTGGCGGCCTGATCATGATGCTCCGTTGTTGATGTAAAGCCTTTGTCAAACACGCGCGGCATATCTTTTGGATCGATGCCCCGTCCAAAGTCTTGAACAGCGAGATGCACTTTGCCATCCTGCTCATAGCTTTTAATCAAAACATCGGATGCTTCGCTGTATTTCACCGCGTTTGTCAGCAGCTGCCTAATGATAAAAGACAGCCACTTCGCATCGCTGAGCACTTCCCCCGCCTCCAGCTGTATATCAAACCCGATCCCTTTTGGAATGCACCATGATTGCAAATCTTTTATTTCTTTAAAGATCATAGGTTTAAGCTCTAGGACTTCAAGGGACAAGTCATTTTCGATAAATGACATCCGCTTTTGATGGAGCTGGCGGTCGAGCAGCAGGTGGATGCGCAGCCATTCGTACGCAAGCCTCGCTTTTAAAGATTGATCCTCAATCGTCTCCATGATCAAATGCATGGCGGTAAGCGGCGTTTTGACTTCATGTATCCAGGCCATGAGCTCATCTTTTTCATTCTCCAATGCCAGGCGATGCTGTGCCGCCTCTTGCTTTAACTGTTTCGTTTGTTCGGCTATGCTTTTTTCAATCATCGTTTCAAAAGGGGTTTCCGCCTCTCGAATGTTTGTCACATCGAGATTGTGGTCCCATTCTTCAAGACTTTTATAAAACTTCGTTTCCTTCCGAAAGCGGACAATTACAAAAACGATAAAAATAAACGAGGACAAATAGGTCATATACAAAATCGACGTAAAAGGAATGGATGCATCGACATAAGCGATAAACAGAAAGAGGATCTGCTGCAAAACAAATATGGCGATCCAGCTTCGCCTCTCGGTCAAAAACGCTTTCAGCATTCTCATCATCCTTCTTCTTTCGCCATATAGCCCTGGCCGACCTTCGTCTCGATATATTGCCCCAAGTTCAAGGCATCGAGTTTTTTTCTTAAGCGGTTTACGTTGACTGTCAGCGTGTTATCGCTGACAAAGCGTTCATCGTTCCATAGGCTTCTCATCAATTCTTCCCTGCTGACAATTTTGTTTTTTTGGTCGATCAATTGTTTTAAAATGAACATTTCATTCCTTGTCAGTTCGATCGCCCCCGCCTTATTGCTGACGCGGTTTTGTTCGGGATCAACGGTTGCACCGCACCACGTTTTTTTAAGAATCTCAGGCTCTGTATTATAGTCGTAGACGCGACGGAAAATCGCCTGGATCTTGGCAATCAGCACGTCAAAATGAAACGGCTTCTGAATATAATCATCCGCTCCGAACTGCATGGACATGACCATATCAGCAGGATGATCGCGCGAAGATAAAAAGAGAATCGGAACGTTGGAACGGGAGCGGATCTGCCGGCACCAATGAAACCCGTCATATTTAGGCAGCTGAATATCGATGATGACGCAGTCTGGCTTAATCGCCGCAAACTCCTGCATCACTTCGCTGAAATCGTTGATGCCGTATACCTCGTATGACCACCCGGTTAACCGCTCTTTTATTTCTTGAAACAGCGATTCATCATCTTCTATCAACAGCAGTTTAAACATTTGCCTCACCGCGCTTTTTTCTATTTTCTAAATCAAGTGTATAGCAAATTGTTTTCACGCGCTACAGAGAAAAAAAAGGGCCGTCCTGTAAAGGACAGCCATTCTGTATATCACAAACTCTCGCCATTCGTTTCGATTACTTTCTTATACCAGTAAAAGCTTTTCTTTCTCGTTCTTGAAAGCGTGCCTTTTCCTTCATTGTCACGATCGACGTAAATATAGCCGTAGCGCTTTTTCATTTCGGCGGTGGATGCGCTGACCAGGTCGATCGGGCCCCATGATGTGTAGCCGATTAAGTCGACGCCGTCTGCAATGGCTTCTCTTACTTCTTTTAAATGATCGCGCAAATAGTTGATTCTGTAGTCATCCTGGATGGAGCCGTCTTCTTCGACGACATCGACGGCGCCGAGCCCGTTTTCAACAATGAAAAGCGGCTTTTGATAGCGGTCGTACAATGTATTCAGCGTAATGCGGATCCCTTTAGGATCGATCTGCCAGCCCCATTCGGACGATTCAAGGTACGGATTTTTGACGCCGCCGAGCAGGTTGCCTTCCGTTTTTGCCAAGTCTTCCGGACTCGTGCTTGCGACCATTGACATGTAGTAGCTGAAACCGATATAGTCGACGGTGTTTTCCTTTAAGATGTCTTCATCACCTTCAGCCATTTCAATCGTAATTCCGTTTTCCTTAAAGAAGCGCTTCATATAGCCCGGATAAGCCCCGCGCGCCTGTACATCCGAGAAAAACAGCGTTCTTCTCTCATTCTCCATCGCAGCGAGCACGTCTTCCGGCTTTGGCGTCATCGGGTATGTCGTCGTTGCGGCGATCATGCAGCCGATTTTAGCGTCCGGAATGATGTCGTGCCCCGCTTTAACGGCAAGAGCGCTTGCGACAAATAGATGATGCGCCGCTTGGTACATCGCATTTAACTTGTTTTCGCCTTCTTCAAACACAAGGCCTCCGCCTGTAAACGGCGCATGCAGAACCATGTTGATTTCATTGAATGTCATCCAGTATTTTACTTTTTCTTTATAGCGGGTGAAAACCGTTTTCGCATAATGCTCATAGCAATCGATCACTTTCCGGTTTTTCCAGCCGCCGTATTTTTTAATCAGACCGAGCGGCATTTCGTAGTGGGAAATCGTCACCACTGGCTCAATATTGTATTTTAATAGCTCGTCAAAGAGGCGATCATAAAATTCGAGTCCCTCTTCATTCGGTTCAGTTTCATCGCCGTTAGGAAAAATCCGCGTCCAGGCAATCGATGTCCGGAATGCTTTAAATCCCATTTCGGCGAAAAGAGCGATATCTTCTTTGTAGCGGTGGTAAAAATCGATGCCTTCATGATACAGGTTCAATGACTCCATCGACTCATCGAATGGATACATGACGCCGTTCGGCGACACATCGGCTGTCGAGAGTCCTTTCCCGCCGACATTATAGGCGCCTTCCACTTGGTTTGCGGCAACCGCTCCGCCCCATAAAAAACCTTCAGGAAACTTTTTCGTTTGTTCAGTCATATCATTTCACCTCATCCAAATTTGTCAGGCTTTCCTCTTTCTACGCCAGCGCGATCAGCGCTTCCTCAATGTCAACGCTTTCATCTGATTTCAAAGGTTTGATCGACTGGTACCGGTCCGTATTTGTGATGATAACCGGCGTGATCAACTGATAGCCTGCATCCTTAATCGCATCCATATCAAATGAGACAAGCTCGTCTCCCGGTTTTACAGCGTCGCCTTTATTGACATGCACGGTAAAGTGCTCGCCGTTCAATTTCACCGTGTCGATTCCGATATGGATAATAATTTCCGCCCCATTGTCGCTTGTAATGCCGAGGGCGTGCTTCGTTTGAAAAACGGTTGTGATCGTGCCTGATACCGGCGACACCACTTTGCCTTCTTCAGGCTCAATGGCGACGCCTTTTCCCATGACTTCTCCAGAAAATGTCGCATCATCCACTTCACTCAATGCTTTGACTTCGCCTTTCAGCGGGCTTTGAATGATCTCTCCCGCGCCCGCTTCAGATGGAGCGGCTCCTTGTTCAGCGGCTTCATCTGAAGGAATGTCTTCAAACCCCAATACAAAAGCAAACGCCGTTGCGGCAAAGAACGCGATGACGATACCGATCATTGCCTGTATAAAAGTCGGGCCGATAAACGTCGTAATTCCCGGCAAACCGACGTTTCCGCCAATAATATATGCTGCTACGCCGGTGATGCCGTAAAATGCTCCTCCGACAGCGGCGCCGAGAAGCGCGGATACAAACGGCTTTTTCAGCCTCATGTTGACACCGTACATCGCCGGCTCTGTAATCCCCATCAAAGCCGTGATGCTTGTCGTCAGCGACAATGATTTGAATTTCTTATTTCTGGATCGCAGGAAGACGGCAAATGACGCGCCAGCCTGCCCCATATTCGCCAAGAACATCGCAGGTATCAAGTAATCGTAGCCGTTTTGCGTAATGTTGTTGAACATAACCGGAATGAAAGCATAGTGCATTCCTGTCATGACGATCAGCGAGAACGTTCCTGCTAAAAGGATCATCGTGATTAAACCGGCATTTTCAAATAAACCGTTCACACCGATTGACAGATAGTTCCCTGCAATCGCACCGAGCGGACCGACCGTAATTAATGTGACAGGCACGACAACCAGCAGCGTCAGCGTCGGTACAAAAATCATCTTCAACGAAGTCGGGGTGACTTTGTCAATCCATTTCTCAACGTAAGATGCAATCCAAATCGCGAGCAGGATCGGAATGACGGTCGACGAATAAGTGGCAGCGGTTACAGGCAATCCGACAAAGGAAATGCTTTTCCCTGAACCGAGAAGCGCTGTCAGATCGGGATGCAGAATCGCCGCTCCGATCGCCGCCGCAACATAAGGATTACTGCCGAATTTTCTCGCGGCACTGACCGCCAGCAAAATCGGCAGGAAGTAAAATGCTCCGTCGCCGATGGCGGATAAAATGGTGTGGACCTGGCTAGTTTCGCTCATCCAGCCGAACGTGACGGCGATTGCAATGATCCCCTTGATCATACCCGCTCCGGCGATCGCCGGGAGAATCGGCGTAAATACGCCTGATATCACATCAAAAATGGCGGACAGCACGTTTTTCTTTTTGCCAGCTTGCTGCTCGCCCGCTTTTTCATCGCTGAGCCCGCTGTTGGCAATGATCGCTTTATACACCTTAGGGACATCATTTCCAATGATGATTTGAAACTGCTGGCCGCTGATGTTGGTGCCCATTACAGCCGGAAGACTTTCCAGTTTCGCGCGGTCTGCCTTCGCATTGTCATAAAGATTGAAACGCAGTCTTGTCATGCAGTGAATCACGCTCTGTACGTTCTCTTCACCGCCCACGAGTTGTAAAATGTCCTTCGATACTTTATTATAATCCATATGAGTACCTCCTCTTTGGGGGAATCTGCCGGACTGAAGGTGGCCGCCTTCACCCGGCTTTTTTTATTGGCCTGCTGCCGAAAGAATCCTCGAAATCTCACATCACCTCCTTATTTTGGGTATAAAAAAAACCTAAATTACGCCGGCTTAAACGGGACAATGCCCCAGAAAGCTGTACGCAACTTAGGTTTTGCCTGCAAAAGCAGTAACAATCCTTAAGAAACTTGCTGATATTAGTTTGTAACTATACTTTAGCACCCGTTTTTGTTCATGTCAACGCTTTCATTACAAATGTCTCATAAAAAATAGAATACATGAAAACTAAAAACTAAGACTTTATACCTTCATTTCTTCGTTTTCTAGCTTTCGCCGCCTTTTTCATAAGCAATGCAGGGTTTCGCCTTGCTTTCCTTCGCGCCGCCGGCTCTACAACTGCTTCTTTCGGTTCCTGCTGCTTATGAAGAATGAATCCGGCAGCCATAAACGGAATCCCTGATAAGTTCGTGAAAATGTTTTTAATGCCCATCGCTAAAATAAAAGATCCCCATGGAGAAAACGGATCTTTTTTGATTTTTACGTAAGCGGCGATTTCCAAGGCAATAAAAATGATCGACTGTGCTAATATCACTATCAGCAAGCCCAAAATGAACAAGAGGCCCAAATTAAATAATGTGCCTGAGTAGAGCATCAATTTCAGCGCAGCTACGAAAGTTCCAGCCTCCATATATCCGTCCGTGACATTTGGATTCCAAACAGCATAAGCGTCAAGCTGATGTTTGAAATGAAAAAACAAAAATAAAATGAACAACCAATATATGCTATGTAAACTGATGCCTAATAAAATGAGTCTGTCTGCTGCTTTGTTTTGCAATGTTGCTCCTTCTTTCGTTTATGATTGAAGAGAATGAACCGTCTCTTCCTGCTTTGGCTGAAACGCCTTTAATTCGTTGCTGTCCAGGTCTTCCTGTAATAAGCAAACCTTTTGAATCTGCCTGTTTTGATAATGGTGAAAATAGTAGCTGCACGTCTCGCTGCACATTACCGCCGTATATTGGGTGTAATCGTCTTCGCCTTGATCAGTCATAACAACCCCTTTAGGAATATTCATATTGGAGAGGACATGAAACGCGGCAGAGACGCCTTCTGTTTCATCGGACACAGGCTTCATGTGCT
Coding sequences within it:
- a CDS encoding glycosyltransferase family 39 protein — encoded protein: MMKIKNKQLDVILVLILLAALILNTYNIWLDDAANQYYLAAVKSMTQSFHNFFFASFDSSGFVSVDKPPVVLWIQTIFAKIFGVHTWSVILPQALAGAGSIYLLYALIKPKFGKGAARISALVMALTPIAVAVSRTNNIDSMLVFTLLLGTWCLMKAVKQGRLIWLLAAFGLIGLGFNMKMFQAFMVLPAFLLFYLIAAHANWKKKIVSAVLSLIVLTGISLSWALAVDYTSADSRPYVGSSQTNSVLELAFGYNGTERLLGQTTGNARGDMNGFGGDMQQPNGNAQAQNGNRSSGGSNGQNGAMQPPGAGGSADGSSQGANGGSQQPAGGGPGGGNGGPGGNGGPGGGQGGGQSMNMFGTGDAGPLRLFQSALSGQISWMLPFALLGLLGTIITWFRGRREKAGEMKETIFWSAWLVPVAGFFSIAGFFHHYYLIMMAPPIAALSGIGWYAMYGLYNNHKDWASYLLPAAVLTTAAFQVYILSAYTNQIGSAWMYVMGILGLGVTIALLMLKRRHPFGKQLTIISLCVLLLTPVYWSATPILYGGNSVLPESGPQLQSSNGGGMFSSDVDTGLLTYLRENNTGEEYLFATLTTVTAATYIINADENVMALGGFNGTDPILSVSELKNLIKKGRVKYFLISENSGNSELVSWIKENGTEISSDQYSSTDSFAQQGARGGPGGGQRQTLYKVEL
- a CDS encoding FtsX-like permease family protein — its product is MSINQLIIRNLKKNIRNYYLYVFALIFSAALYFAFVTLQYDPAINEVKASIKGAAALKAASILLVAVVAVFVLYANTIFIKRRSKEIGLFQLIGMRKQKIFRILSLENVMLYFGSLVIGVFAGFSISKLVLMILFKIVDVQAEAKLNFSVEALVQTVIVFCGIYLLVMVMNYAFIKKQSILSLFKVTSATEDKVKRISVFQMIIGLLGILFILSGYYVSTELFSGKFKTVDELFYAMSFILGTVIIGTYLFYKGSVSFVSNIIRKSKGGYLNIYEVLSLSSIMFRMKSNALLLTIITTVSALAIGLLSLSYISYYSAEKTAEQNVAADFAMTNQKDAKRFEQLLDENNISYSKKEIHVIQAVFNLEQIVDGDPENMAGDPGKLPLAVVSDAEIAGMDVPKGDVIFSGYTDLLQKFMALKETGAVKVKSRHETIPLNYLGLKKESLLSFNFTSGGLPVAVVDDALFKRLSQDKDPKLQQKPSLFYGINLKHEDQLQQANELFATVNQNDQHLSLLDASTAQKSLFGLAMFIVGFLGLTFLITSGCILYFKQMDESEDEKPNYTILRKLGFTRNDLLKGIRIKQIYNFGIPLVIGLSHSYFAVQSGWFLFGAELWTPMIIVMVLYTVLYSIFGLLSVLYGKKVIKSAL
- a CDS encoding ABC transporter ATP-binding protein: MMILEAKKIRKSYGNKHNKHEVLKGIDLQIQKGEFVSIMGPSGSGKTTLLNVLSSIDQVSGGTININQAEMTNMKEKQLAEFRKQHLGFIFQEYNLLDTLTVKENILLPLSITKISKKEAGQKFEEVAKELGIFELKDKYPNEISGGQKQRTSAARAFIHEPSIIFADEPTGALDSKSASDLLNKLSQLNQKRRATIVMVTHDPVAASFCSRVVFIKDGQIYTQLNKGGQDRQMFFQDIMKTQGVLGGVQHEH
- a CDS encoding sensor histidine kinase produces the protein MLKAFLTERRSWIAIFVLQQILFLFIAYVDASIPFTSILYMTYLSSFIFIVFVIVRFRKETKFYKSLEEWDHNLDVTNIREAETPFETMIEKSIAEQTKQLKQEAAQHRLALENEKDELMAWIHEVKTPLTAMHLIMETIEDQSLKARLAYEWLRIHLLLDRQLHQKRMSFIENDLSLEVLELKPMIFKEIKDLQSWCIPKGIGFDIQLEAGEVLSDAKWLSFIIRQLLTNAVKYSEASDVLIKSYEQDGKVHLAVQDFGRGIDPKDMPRVFDKGFTSTTEHHDQAATGMGLYLAKKAAKPLLIHIEVDSKPGTGTTFTLIFPMRNEFSRVLGV
- a CDS encoding response regulator transcription factor, which produces MFKLLLIEDDESLFQEIKERLTGWSYEVYGINDFSEVMQEFAAIKPDCVIIDIQLPKYDGFHWCRQIRSRSNVPILFLSSRDHPADMVMSMQFGADDYIQKPFHFDVLIAKIQAIFRRVYDYNTEPEILKKTWCGATVDPEQNRVSNKAGAIELTRNEMFILKQLIDQKNKIVSREELMRSLWNDERFVSDNTLTVNVNRLRKKLDALNLGQYIETKVGQGYMAKEEG
- a CDS encoding glycoside hydrolase family 1 protein, translated to MTEQTKKFPEGFLWGGAVAANQVEGAYNVGGKGLSTADVSPNGVMYPFDESMESLNLYHEGIDFYHRYKEDIALFAEMGFKAFRTSIAWTRIFPNGDETEPNEEGLEFYDRLFDELLKYNIEPVVTISHYEMPLGLIKKYGGWKNRKVIDCYEHYAKTVFTRYKEKVKYWMTFNEINMVLHAPFTGGGLVFEEGENKLNAMYQAAHHLFVASALAVKAGHDIIPDAKIGCMIAATTTYPMTPKPEDVLAAMENERRTLFFSDVQARGAYPGYMKRFFKENGITIEMAEGDEDILKENTVDYIGFSYYMSMVASTSPEDLAKTEGNLLGGVKNPYLESSEWGWQIDPKGIRITLNTLYDRYQKPLFIVENGLGAVDVVEEDGSIQDDYRINYLRDHLKEVREAIADGVDLIGYTSWGPIDLVSASTAEMKKRYGYIYVDRDNEGKGTLSRTRKKSFYWYKKVIETNGESL
- a CDS encoding beta-glucoside-specific PTS transporter subunit IIABC; this translates as MDYNKVSKDILQLVGGEENVQSVIHCMTRLRFNLYDNAKADRAKLESLPAVMGTNISGQQFQIIIGNDVPKVYKAIIANSGLSDEKAGEQQAGKKKNVLSAIFDVISGVFTPILPAIAGAGMIKGIIAIAVTFGWMSETSQVHTILSAIGDGAFYFLPILLAVSAARKFGSNPYVAAAIGAAILHPDLTALLGSGKSISFVGLPVTAATYSSTVIPILLAIWIASYVEKWIDKVTPTSLKMIFVPTLTLLVVVPVTLITVGPLGAIAGNYLSIGVNGLFENAGLITMILLAGTFSLIVMTGMHYAFIPVMFNNITQNGYDYLIPAMFLANMGQAGASFAVFLRSRNKKFKSLSLTTSITALMGITEPAMYGVNMRLKKPFVSALLGAAVGGAFYGITGVAAYIIGGNVGLPGITTFIGPTFIQAMIGIVIAFFAATAFAFVLGFEDIPSDEAAEQGAAPSEAGAGEIIQSPLKGEVKALSEVDDATFSGEVMGKGVAIEPEEGKVVSPVSGTITTVFQTKHALGITSDNGAEIIIHIGIDTVKLNGEHFTVHVNKGDAVKPGDELVSFDMDAIKDAGYQLITPVIITNTDRYQSIKPLKSDESVDIEEALIALA